TTATAACATACAGAACCAAATACTCTAAGATGAATCACACTTTGTTTAACCCTTGTCCACTTCTCAAAAGGATTAACTTCATTCATCTTCTTAGTTCGACACCTGTTGAACACATATGTTGCAATCGCAACAACTGTGGAAGGCAGAGGTGTAGAACCAGACAGtgaaaaaaataaagtatttgCAGTTAGATAATGAAACTAAATacagtaataaattttttatgcatTTCTGTGAGGAGAACAGAATCTAAAGAAACTTTTATGTGAGGAAGACACCATAGTAGAATGGTGTTGCATAGAGAATGAACATGACTCTAACAGAGAAGGCAAGGTGCCTTCGGTTGAATGTTGATATTTCAAGAGGCTTCTGAGATGCAACACTCAATAAGGCATGATATAGTCTATAGATCACCGTGGGTTTCATTGAATGGCAAATTTGTAGAGTATGTGTGGGCAAGTAGCCCTATTGATCTGAATAATTAGAGGACTTTTAGGTGTCCATCATATATACATATTTCAAGTGAGGATCGGTCTAAACTTGACCTCAAGTCAAAATAGTGCATATTTTTTTGCTACAATAAAGGTGTGAAGGGGTACAAGTTATGGGATTCGGTTAAGAGGAAGGTGGTTGTCAGTAGAGGTGTTGTATTTGATGAGCAATCGATGCTGAAACAGTCAGATGTGACAGTTGCGTCAGACATTGAGGTAGAAAATTATAGTCCAACCGAGATCATAGTGGACATTGAGGAGCCACCAACGGGTTCAAGGAAGATGGTAGCCCAACAACAGAATGGACAAGGCTCAAATTCTGGTGGAGTGCAAGATTCAGGCGGAGTACAAGATTATACACTCGTGCGTGATATGGAGCCCTATCTTATTACATCTCTAGTGAGATATGGATTTGAAGACTTAGTATCATATGCTTTTCTTACCAGTTCATCTTTACCAGTTCAGGAGACTCTTCTACTTTTCAAAAGGCTATGGCTAGCCATGAGAAAGATAAGTGGATGGGTGATATTATGGAGGAGATAGAGCCCTTGATAAAGAATGAGACATGAGATCTTGTTCAACTACCATAAGGAAAGAGTGTTATTGATTACAAGTGGGTGTATAAGAAAACCCaacaatgagagagagagagagagagagagagagagagagagagagagagagagagagagagagagagagagagagagagtgagtgtGTGTGTGTAAGACTCGCCTCGTTGCAAAAGATTATTCACATCAAAAAGGGATTGATTATGATAATATTTTTAGCCTGTTGGTTAGATACACTTCTATTATAACAATATTAACCCTGATAGCTAGGAGAGATATGCACTTAGCATGAATGTAAAAATAGCTTTTCTGCATAGTAATTTAGAGGAGCAAATTTGTATGAGGCAGCCATCGTGAAAATGAACACCTCaaaataattgtattatttttACCATTTCACAAGGCACATAACCATTCAATATTATGTTTCTTAAAGAGGGAGCTTCTAGGCTAGAAGTTCAAAAGTCTTATAACCTAGTTGTGCCAACTAATTTGTACGGCTACTCCATTGTGGTCGGGGTGGGACCTCCTCCCGTTTGTCATTAGTGACAAAAATCCTAAACCATAATACACAATAGTGACCATATCCTATAACAACTCTCCAATAATTGCTACCCCACaccttttattttgattattgagATTTAAGAGTTGGTAACAAAAATGATTCAACGGTTCTTTTATTCCATGCACTTTCTTAGACATAAAGTATGAGATTAAGTTCTAAcagcaatttttttaaaaattcctaAACTAAAAAAAGTTAGCATCGTTAATCATGTCTAGATTTCAGGTTTAAAGTTCCTGATTCCTTCATTGAAGAAAACATACACATTAATAATTAGAAAATAATTAAACTATGGGATTACTAAAGAGAAGGAAAAAAGCAAACAACCAAACTAAGAAAACCTCGTCCCTATTTTCatgtattatttattatatttatcacttttgcttttctttttcacCTCTTTATCCCTTCTTTTTGTTTAGTTTTATCCTAATTATTATAAAACTCTAACTTCCTGCGAAGCACCGAAACTTTGTTACGTGGTACTCCTCTACACAATGCTAGATCTCCAATGGTTTCACATATAAGATCTTTGAATATGAACCGTTCGATGTCCAACACTACGTCTCCAATTTCCACTTGGCATTCACCCCATTCATTCTCACCCTTCATGTCCTTCTTCAACACACCACATATAACCTCAAACATATCCTCCGATGATTCTTCCCTCTCTCGGATCCTCCGAAACTCCGACCAGATTTGATGTAACGACGGTAGATTCTCCAACTTCCACGGTGGCAAACGGCGTTTACAGTTGAGAATCTCATGAATGGTGTCGAAGATTAACTTTCTTTGAAGAGTGGAAACTTTGGAATTGGAAGTGTTTTTGTTTCCCTTGAGGTACTGTTGCTGTTCCAGTAACAGAAACATGTCATTGTCTTTGTCTTTTGGTAAGTAGTTAGAAGCTCGAAGTACTTCTGAAACATATACGAAATCGGAATCCTCTGACTTGGTTTCGTTTGAACTCAAAGCTGTACTCCAAGCATCTTCTTCTGACTCCGCTCCTAGATCTGCAATTTCACCGAACTTCATTAACATCAAGCGAgattaagaaaaaataattaactaactaaaaaacaaataaatgcaGATAACTGACACtgctaatttatttaataaaaattacgaCCATCACACTCAAACGATAACAacgataattatttaaaaatatgaataaattaattatttaaaaaaaatcaaatttatttataataatttatttactcCTACTTTCAAGTATTTTCACGGGGACACCACTATCGATCTTGAAAAGCAGAATGCCATCACTCTCCCACGTGATTCTACAAGTATTCTTCTGACGTAGTAGTCAATGAACCAATCCAACCAACTACGTTTCCAAAGAATCAAATGATTGGTCCACGTAATATGCAAATTTCACAACCACTACCACTGCACTACTAGTGTGAAAGTAATAAAAAGTCTTGTTTCTTGTTTTGTGTAGTAAAGAAATGACAATACACCATTCACCCAAGCAACAAAACAGTTGTAATTGTTGTGAAGAAATGGAAAGAACAGTTTGGTTCTTAAAAGACCTAAACACGCGTACCCTATCAATGACATCACACCTAATATTAACTTTTTCACAAGTAAAAAAGCAATGACCTTAACGCCAAGGAAGCAATGATTACGACTTATGTATGTACGGACAAAACAAAACTACTGACCTTTATATTCAATGCATCTTTTCATTACTGGAGATGGTGAACACGACGAGTCGTCTTTGTAAAACGACGAGTCAAGAACCGATACGGGACTCGGTTGTTGTAACTCAGTTATTTCCGCTATACTGTTGAGTAATTTATCACACCTCTGCAGTAGCTCTTTCCCCTCTCTGTATTGGTCCACCACCTTAATTAGCCTCTGCACCGGAAATAAATTCATctcattaattaattcaattaataaaattgattaaaaaaaattaaataatcaatttagCAAACCTCTGTGTCGGTACGTGAAGAGTTACTGAAACTACCATCAGAAACAGTAGACGATTCATCTTCCGCCatggttttctcttccttttggTAAGTTGTAACTTTTCTCATCCTTGGCGACCGAATCGGTGATTGCCGGTTCGGTTCAGTCTTCGCGGATTGAACGGGGGAAACTCTTCGGCGATCAACACTGTCATTCACTCTTTGCTCTTTCTCCATGCTAGTAACTTTCCTCACGCGGTTAGGACTGCGCGTGGGGGAGTTTGCGGTGTTTCTGTTTTTAACATTAGGTTGATTATGATCAGTTCGAGTCTTTGGATTGGACCGGAAAGTGGAGACGGGTGGAGGAGAATCATTCCCGGTTCCGGTCCAACCGGTTCGGTGAAATGATTTTCCAGGTTTCATAAGAACTATAGGTGATTCGTGTTCCTTCACATTCTCAATGACGAAGTTTTTATGATTTGCTAATTTCTTAGAATGTAAGAGCCCTTTCAGCTGCAATGCTTCAAGGATTTGTTTCAgtgtttccagatctttagaaggTTCATGAATCCCACGCATCTTCAACCGTTTCTCAATCTCTCCTTGAACGGAAACAGAAACACTCTGTTTCGGACCAGGGAAAAAATCAGCGGAATCATAGAAACACTTCTTTTGTTTGGTTGTTATTCCTCTGACTGGTTCTGTTTTCTCAGTTAGATCTGAGTCTGTGCCGTTTAACAATGAACCACTGTCGAATTGGAATTGCTTTAACTGGAAATTCGTAGTGTCAAAGAAACGATACTGTTGAGAATGAGATAGATCTCTGTGAACCGTTGATTCCGAAGCTGATCTCTGCAGCTTCGGGTTAGGGTTAGGGTTGGGGTTAGGATCAGAGTCTTCGAGACCCATGAGCTTTGCAACAACGCTAGTGGAGCGTCGTCGTTTCTCTTCATCTTTAGGATGAATCGTTCCTTTTGCATCCATTACGGCCCTGCTATCTAACGATAGTCTCGGTGCTTCTCTGGCGAATTTCCATGAAGATCTTGTTCCTTCTTTGAAATCGAAAACCGGAAGAATCTGAACAGTCGGTTTTTCGGGTTGAGTTGTTTCAGCTTCTGGTGTTGATTCAGCCGGTGAGTTACAACCGTTTGTTTCCGGTTCCTGTAAAAATACGAAATCGCTACGTTATAATTGAACACAGAGAATGAAtgagagtgattttgagtttgaatCTGTACCGTTGGTTTCGTGGAATTGAGTCTTTTAACGGGAAATGAGTGGTGGCGATCGAAGATGTGTAGGAAACCTGCCATGCACCCCATCTGTTTTTGAAAGtgtttctcaagcttttgatctTTTGCTCCCGTTCCTCTTgtcattctctctttctctgtTTTGTTTCTTTCACAAATCTCAATGTGAAGGCTTCACCATTTTTTTTCACATTCTCATTCCTCACTCTGGTTCTTACTTCTTAATACTGTTGTGGTATGTGGGCACCCTTTTATTCTACACTCCCGCTTTTCTCGTCTTTAAAACGCCACACCAGAACATGAACCTTGTCAAATTATAGTTTTGCCCTTCATTTTGTTTTTTCTATAATTTAATATATGAGACATAAATGATAGTAATAATATCTCTTCCCCGGCTTCATCCTAATTTAGTTTAAGAAATTTATTTAGTAATGTCTGAGAAATAAAGATTATAAATAGTTTTCTAAAACATCCttcaattttaaaatagaaagagGAATTAAAAACTACagaaaaaaatagtaataatacgATAGAAAAGagactaaaattttattatacTTAGTTACAAATGACTTCAAACAAATAACACACTTCctattttttcttatataaacTTATCATTTATGTGAAAGTGTAGAGACAAAGACATTAAGACGAGGAGGATCACAATAGATAGTTATTTTTTCTTTATGAAAATACAAATCATAACATAAAAGGCTCAAAAAGGCTTCGTTAcacttgttattattgttgttattacaatcaGACCCTTTAGTTTCCATGAACCCGGTCATGTGATTATCGTAACTAATGGCTAACTTAGCAAGATTGTGGGCTTTCAAATTAGTTTCCCGATTGAGAATATGGATTGATCCATTGATGAATCCCATTAGGTTTGGCTGATTTGAAGCGCCAATGCACCAACGTGTGTCCTATCCTAGTCATCATTCCTTTTCTACGCTTCATCTACTTTTTGCTTCCTTCTCATCTTGCCATGTCTATCTTTTGAATCACTATCATCCTCGAATCTTCCCTTCATTACGTTTGTCTCTTCATTGCAATTTCCAAGAGCTTTTCTTGTTACATCCTTATTTAAGTGAATCTCTTTTGTGACAGACAACGCCTTCATAACCATAACCTTGCAATTCGTGAAATAATCGTGTTCTCAGCTTTCAACTCCCTATTCAGATGAAGTGAAAGTATGATTGTTTGGTCATCCGCCACTGGAGGGTTGGAGTACCCACTTGTCTTCCAAATCGCTCCTGCCAAGTAATCCCCCTTTTTCATTTTTAACGTTGCTCCCATGTTCCATTTTCCAGCCTCCTCCATATTTGCATATGTACtaataaaattttccttcatACCCAATGTTTTTTTAATGATTTCCTTATCAGCAAGCTTATTCATGATATTATGACAAGCTTTGAAATCGTTTTTCAACACTTCATTAGAGACATGTTCACTCAAGCTTTCTTTACTATTCATACCCGATCTACTATGTGTGTCTTGTTTGTCAAATCTTCGTTTCTAAATGATTCAAGTTAATAATGCTCAGCTTTGGTTTATGAATATTGCGATAAATATTCAAACTCTTATTGTTCTAATGTTTGTTTTTAGAATCCTTACTACTATGATCCcgattattactattttattttttggatttttgataaGTGTGGACCTGATTATACCTCTCGTTGTTGCCTTTGTAATGCATGATCGTTCTTTTCTCATCCGTATAATTCTGATACAGACCATGGAGATTCACCTCGCTCTGATTCACCTTTGCTCTAGTTTGATTTTCCTCATGTAAGTTTCCGTCTTGTTCTTCTTTATCCTGCTTGGTAAGATTAATCTTGGCCTGGTTGTTCATCTCATTCTTCATCCTATCATCTATGTGGTTTTTGTTATCATTTTTCTTGGAGATCTCACCCTTATACTAACATTTATTTTCCACTGGTTGTTTCTTTTGGATTGTGCCTCTGATAGCATTCTTTCTCCATCTTATATTGGTTCAAGAACTTATGGATTTGCTTGGTTATCTGACCCATATTATACAATGTCAGGcattttgtttgaaaaaaatcTACTTTTTCCTCTCCTTTACTATATAGAATCCTTCTGTTATCGTTATATATGTCTTATTTGTGTTGCAGATGCGGATTATGGAAATTTTCCTTTATTGGTTGATCTTTTATTATACTCGTCCCAAGCTCCTGACACTTGTTGTTATACAGGTTAGGATTATCCTTCACACTATATGTTTGATTCATTTTAGAGAATTAGTCATTGTAACGACTTTGATTAACTTTTCATTTGACTGGTTTGTTTGTTAGGTGGATATTGATTTTCTGTCTAGGGAGCTGCTGATGCATAGTGATCTCGTTACTGACTATGTTTTGTCGCTTAATGTTATAATCTTTGAGAATATCATCGCTAGGTTGTTTGTGTTCTTTACGGTAAGTTCTTTGGCCTTCTATAGAGTTTCCTCTGCAACTGCTTGTCATACTATTTCTTTGATGCTTATTATTCCGGCTAAAGTCCTTTTTCCTCTCTGATATTTTTTCTTGAGAAACGGTAgtgtttgttagaacaagatttgttctgatcaatattcttagttttgatgataacaatgtatatgaattttgtatgagataatgtggtactctaatactatacaatttccatttcaggaattatataaagagtatgcacaaaatcagcgcaagaagcactgactcagaaggttcagcatacaacatcagaacatggcctggcaagacatcagaagatggtcaagcagaatcagaacatgagtctatggtagcatcaaaagaacttgagatcagaagcagaagcactgaagttctcatggtatcacgctcagaagcacttcaaggtcagaagacaagaagatgctctgcaccaaactgtttgactctgatgatattcaaacgttgttcacacaaacatcagatcagaagcaagtactagctggcaggctacgctgactgacaaaaggaacgttgaaagctatgaaaggcaatgtcagtagacacagcgaaagcaaggctcgaggtagttgacaaaagagtgaaacattaaatgcaatgctatacggaatacgcaaagcattaaatgctcccaacggtcatcttctcaaacgcctataaatatgaagttctgatgagaagctatgttacgaattctgaatacaacacttgcgcaaatatacagaaacgctgtaaaattcaaaaagctctcaaacttcatcatcaacctcactacattgttgttgtaatactttagtgagattaagcttaaacttaagagaaa
The Vicia villosa cultivar HV-30 ecotype Madison, WI linkage group LG6, Vvil1.0, whole genome shotgun sequence genome window above contains:
- the LOC131610134 gene encoding protein LONGIFOLIA 1-like, producing the protein MTRGTGAKDQKLEKHFQKQMGCMAGFLHIFDRHHSFPVKRLNSTKPTEPETNGCNSPAESTPEAETTQPEKPTVQILPVFDFKEGTRSSWKFAREAPRLSLDSRAVMDAKGTIHPKDEEKRRRSTSVVAKLMGLEDSDPNPNPNPNPKLQRSASESTVHRDLSHSQQYRFFDTTNFQLKQFQFDSGSLLNGTDSDLTEKTEPVRGITTKQKKCFYDSADFFPGPKQSVSVSVQGEIEKRLKMRGIHEPSKDLETLKQILEALQLKGLLHSKKLANHKNFVIENVKEHESPIVLMKPGKSFHRTGWTGTGNDSPPPVSTFRSNPKTRTDHNQPNVKNRNTANSPTRSPNRVRKVTSMEKEQRVNDSVDRRRVSPVQSAKTEPNRQSPIRSPRMRKVTTYQKEEKTMAEDESSTVSDGSFSNSSRTDTERLIKVVDQYREGKELLQRCDKLLNSIAEITELQQPSPVSVLDSSFYKDDSSCSPSPVMKRCIEYKDLGAESEEDAWSTALSSNETKSEDSDFVYVSEVLRASNYLPKDKDNDMFLLLEQQQYLKGNKNTSNSKVSTLQRKLIFDTIHEILNCKRRLPPWKLENLPSLHQIWSEFRRIREREESSEDMFEVICGVLKKDMKGENEWGECQVEIGDVVLDIERFIFKDLICETIGDLALCRGVPRNKVSVLRRKLEFYNN